The following coding sequences lie in one Desulfobacteraceae bacterium genomic window:
- a CDS encoding CarD family transcriptional regulator: protein MSEKRNREETGKASSRVPTFAVGDLAVYPAHGVGRIEAIESRSVNGEKHDFYIMKVLENGMVIMIPTWNVASVGLRVVINEEDIPKIYQVMQTPPENPTDSQTWNRRYREYMDKIKTGSLYEVAEVFRDLSLLKLSKDLSFGERKLYDTAQGLLVKELSTAAKTDEETILTRIESLFDTPQ from the coding sequence ATGAGTGAAAAAAGGAACAGGGAAGAAACCGGCAAGGCCTCCAGTCGCGTGCCGACATTCGCGGTGGGCGACTTGGCGGTCTACCCGGCCCACGGGGTGGGGCGCATCGAGGCCATTGAAAGCCGCAGCGTCAACGGCGAGAAGCACGACTTTTATATCATGAAAGTCCTCGAAAATGGGATGGTTATCATGATCCCCACCTGGAACGTGGCCTCCGTCGGGCTGCGGGTGGTGATCAACGAAGAGGATATTCCCAAAATCTATCAGGTGATGCAGACCCCGCCGGAAAATCCCACCGACAGTCAAACCTGGAACCGGCGCTACCGCGAATACATGGACAAGATCAAAACCGGTTCGCTCTACGAGGTGGCCGAAGTATTTCGCGACCTGTCCCTGTTGAAGCTCTCCAAGGACCTGTCCTTTGGCGAGCGCAAACTCTACGATACCGCCCAGGGTCTGCTGGTCAAGGAGCTTTCCACGGCCGCCAAAACAGACGAAGAAACCATTCTGACCCGGATCGAATCGTTGTTTGACACCCCCCAGTGA
- a CDS encoding RluA family pseudouridine synthase — MTPPSDALFSPATAAAGFTFSIQQHEAGQRLDALVAVRIIDLSRSLAARLIARGCIRVNGIPRKAGYRVKPGDAVSGQIPAAEPAACIPEPVDFGILYEDQALIVVNKPPGLVVHPAAGHHSGTLVHGLLHHCPDLQGVGGERRPGIVHRLDKDTSGILLVAKNQAAHVHLSRQFKTRSIQKTYLAIVRGEMPAESGVVSLPIGRHPVNRKKMSTRSPRSRTAETRWKLRRAFQGASLLEVALKTGRTHQIRVHLAAIGHGILGDPLYGKGRLGGRSGLLSDWAAPSPSRQMLHAWRIGFQHPGTNIPLAFEAPLPRDMVETLRRLAACASSR, encoded by the coding sequence TTGACACCCCCCAGTGACGCCCTCTTCAGCCCCGCAACTGCCGCTGCTGGCTTCACCTTCTCCATCCAGCAGCATGAGGCCGGTCAGCGACTGGATGCCCTCGTGGCCGTCCGCATCATCGATCTCTCCCGCTCTTTGGCCGCCAGGCTGATCGCCCGCGGGTGCATCCGGGTCAACGGCATCCCCAGGAAGGCCGGCTACCGGGTGAAACCCGGAGATGCCGTCAGTGGCCAGATCCCAGCCGCCGAACCGGCCGCCTGCATCCCCGAGCCGGTGGATTTCGGCATCCTCTATGAAGACCAGGCGCTGATCGTGGTCAACAAACCGCCGGGTTTGGTGGTACACCCGGCGGCCGGTCACCATTCCGGCACCCTGGTGCACGGGCTTCTCCATCACTGCCCCGACCTTCAAGGGGTCGGCGGCGAGCGGCGGCCGGGGATCGTTCACCGCTTGGACAAGGACACCTCAGGCATCCTGCTGGTGGCCAAGAACCAGGCCGCCCACGTGCATCTCTCCCGTCAATTTAAAACCCGCAGCATCCAAAAGACCTACCTGGCCATCGTCCGCGGTGAAATGCCGGCTGAAAGCGGGGTGGTCAGCCTGCCCATCGGCCGACATCCCGTAAACCGCAAAAAAATGTCCACCCGCAGCCCCCGGTCCAGGACCGCTGAGACCCGCTGGAAACTCAGGCGGGCTTTTCAGGGTGCCAGCCTGCTGGAGGTTGCGCTGAAGACCGGGCGTACCCACCAGATCCGGGTGCACCTGGCCGCCATTGGCCACGGCATCCTGGGCGACCCGCTCTACGGTAAAGGGCGCCTTGGCGGCCGCTCGGGCCTGCTAAGCGACTGGGCGGCGCCATCGCCCTCGCGCCAGATGCTGCATGCCTGGCGGATCGGCTTTCAGCACCCCGGCACAAACATCCCCCTGGCCTTCGAGGCCCCCCTGCCGCGGGATATGGTGGAAACCCTGCGGCGGTTGGCCGCTTGCGCCTCCAGCCGCTGA